The Coffea arabica cultivar ET-39 chromosome 1e, Coffea Arabica ET-39 HiFi, whole genome shotgun sequence genome has a window encoding:
- the LOC113703658 gene encoding GCN5-related N-acetyltransferase 6, chloroplastic isoform X1, giving the protein MELRSKFMPEFKVRQQPPQFTWLLSRRKRYEKHEEPLIVLAVFNNNRDTFPASHFRLKHLEVHCNDDQRIRHSSFHKIESSKMPELSFNRLQLTDEEYCGSHIRKFGRFIARETILDEEYWHFRIFASMSQFEWQTAAWLRAEAHWESVSYMRHVDTYKRKYAEQEFYALKRRCFGQEGNSLKCTCFVAVKKEEKNVRRTVLNSVVGTLDLSIRQFVQGEAYPGEVKRVSPVLVSHDPFDAHKYAYIANVCVAKFARRQGIATNMLYLATEAATLAGTKQLFVHVNADNMPAQELYRKTGFKIVEAASSPLSKDQRLLMSMEL; this is encoded by the exons ATGGAGCTGAGAAGCAAATTCATGCCGGAATTCAAAGTCCGGCAACAACCACCGCAATTCACTTGGCTTCTCTCGAGGCGTAAGAGATACGAAAAGCACGAAGAACCTCTGATCGTCCTTGCCGTTTTCAATAATAAtag GGATACATTTCCTGCTTCACACTTTAGATTAAAGCATCTCGAAGTCCATTGTAATGATGATCAGCGGATCCGACACTCTTCCTTTCATAAGATTGAGAGCTCAAAGATGCCTGAGCTATCTTTTAACCGGCTTCAACTTACTGATGAGGAATACTGTGGATCACACATCCGAAAGTTTGGTCGGTTCATTGCTCGTGAGACGATTCTGGATGAAGAATATTGG CACTTCAGAATTTTTGCCTCCATGTCTCAATTCGAATGGCAGACAGCAGCATGGCTACGAGCAGAAGCGCATTGGGAGTCAGTCTCTTATATGCG GCATGTAGATACTTATAAGAGAAAATATGCTGAACAG GAGTTCTATGCTCTCAAGCGGAGATGTTTTGGGCAGGAAGGAAATTCATTGAAGTGCACTTGTTTTGTTGCT gtcaagaaggaagagaagaatGTTAGAAGAACTGTTCTGAACAGTGTTGTGGGCACTTTGGACCTGAGTATTCGCCAGTTTGTGCAAGGAGAAGCATATCCTGGG GAGGTAAAAAGAGTGTCACCAGTCTTGGTGAGCCATGACCCCTTTGATGCACACAAGTATGCATACATTGCAAATGTTTGTGTTGCAAAGTTTGCCCGACGTCAGGGTATTGCTACAAACATGCTGTATTTGGCTACTGAAGCTGCCACCTTAGCAG GTACGAAGCAATTGTTTGTTCATGTGAATGCTGACAACATGCCAGCTCAAGAGCTTTACAGAAAAACTGGCTTTAAG ATTGTTGAGGCTGCTTCGTCTCCTCTCTCGAAAGATCAGAGGCTGCTGATGTCCATGGAACTCTGA
- the LOC113703658 gene encoding GCN5-related N-acetyltransferase 6, chloroplastic isoform X3, which yields MELRSKFMPEFKVRQQPPQFTWLLSRRKRYEKHEEPLIVLAVFNNNRDTFPASHFRLKHLEVHCNDDQRIRHSSFHKIESSKMPELSFNRLQLTDEEYCGSHIRKFGRFIARETILDEEYWEFYALKRRCFGQEGNSLKCTCFVAVKKEEKNVRRTVLNSVVGTLDLSIRQFVQGEAYPGEVKRVSPVLVSHDPFDAHKYAYIANVCVAKFARRQGIATNMLYLATEAATLAGTKQLFVHVNADNMPAQELYRKTGFKIVEAASSPLSKDQRLLMSMEL from the exons ATGGAGCTGAGAAGCAAATTCATGCCGGAATTCAAAGTCCGGCAACAACCACCGCAATTCACTTGGCTTCTCTCGAGGCGTAAGAGATACGAAAAGCACGAAGAACCTCTGATCGTCCTTGCCGTTTTCAATAATAAtag GGATACATTTCCTGCTTCACACTTTAGATTAAAGCATCTCGAAGTCCATTGTAATGATGATCAGCGGATCCGACACTCTTCCTTTCATAAGATTGAGAGCTCAAAGATGCCTGAGCTATCTTTTAACCGGCTTCAACTTACTGATGAGGAATACTGTGGATCACACATCCGAAAGTTTGGTCGGTTCATTGCTCGTGAGACGATTCTGGATGAAGAATATTGG GAGTTCTATGCTCTCAAGCGGAGATGTTTTGGGCAGGAAGGAAATTCATTGAAGTGCACTTGTTTTGTTGCT gtcaagaaggaagagaagaatGTTAGAAGAACTGTTCTGAACAGTGTTGTGGGCACTTTGGACCTGAGTATTCGCCAGTTTGTGCAAGGAGAAGCATATCCTGGG GAGGTAAAAAGAGTGTCACCAGTCTTGGTGAGCCATGACCCCTTTGATGCACACAAGTATGCATACATTGCAAATGTTTGTGTTGCAAAGTTTGCCCGACGTCAGGGTATTGCTACAAACATGCTGTATTTGGCTACTGAAGCTGCCACCTTAGCAG GTACGAAGCAATTGTTTGTTCATGTGAATGCTGACAACATGCCAGCTCAAGAGCTTTACAGAAAAACTGGCTTTAAG ATTGTTGAGGCTGCTTCGTCTCCTCTCTCGAAAGATCAGAGGCTGCTGATGTCCATGGAACTCTGA
- the LOC113703658 gene encoding GCN5-related N-acetyltransferase 6, chloroplastic isoform X4 yields the protein MMISGSDTLPFIRLRAQRCLSYLLTGFNLLMRNTVDHTSESLVGSLLVRRFWMKNIGIFASMSQFEWQTAAWLRAEAHWESVSYMRHVDTYKRKYAEQEFYALKRRCFGQEGNSLKCTCFVAVKKEEKNVRRTVLNSVVGTLDLSIRQFVQGEAYPGEVKRVSPVLVSHDPFDAHKYAYIANVCVAKFARRQGIATNMLYLATEAATLAGTKQLFVHVNADNMPAQELYRKTGFKIVEAASSPLSKDQRLLMSMEL from the exons ATGATGATCAGCGGATCCGACACTCTTCCTTTCATAAGATTGAGAGCTCAAAGATGCCTGAGCTATCTTTTAACCGGCTTCAACTTACTGATGAGGAATACTGTGGATCACACATCCGAAAGTTTGGTCGGTTCATTGCTCGTGAGACGATTCTGGATGAAGAATATTGG AATTTTTGCCTCCATGTCTCAATTCGAATGGCAGACAGCAGCATGGCTACGAGCAGAAGCGCATTGGGAGTCAGTCTCTTATATGCG GCATGTAGATACTTATAAGAGAAAATATGCTGAACAG GAGTTCTATGCTCTCAAGCGGAGATGTTTTGGGCAGGAAGGAAATTCATTGAAGTGCACTTGTTTTGTTGCT gtcaagaaggaagagaagaatGTTAGAAGAACTGTTCTGAACAGTGTTGTGGGCACTTTGGACCTGAGTATTCGCCAGTTTGTGCAAGGAGAAGCATATCCTGGG GAGGTAAAAAGAGTGTCACCAGTCTTGGTGAGCCATGACCCCTTTGATGCACACAAGTATGCATACATTGCAAATGTTTGTGTTGCAAAGTTTGCCCGACGTCAGGGTATTGCTACAAACATGCTGTATTTGGCTACTGAAGCTGCCACCTTAGCAG GTACGAAGCAATTGTTTGTTCATGTGAATGCTGACAACATGCCAGCTCAAGAGCTTTACAGAAAAACTGGCTTTAAG ATTGTTGAGGCTGCTTCGTCTCCTCTCTCGAAAGATCAGAGGCTGCTGATGTCCATGGAACTCTGA
- the LOC113703658 gene encoding GCN5-related N-acetyltransferase 6, chloroplastic isoform X2 — translation MELRSKFMPEFKVRQQPPQFTWLLSRRKRYEKHEEPLIVLAVFNNNRDTFPASHFRLKHLEVHCNDDQRIRHSSFHKIESSKMPELSFNRLQLTDEEYCGSHIRKFGRFIARETILDEEYWTAAWLRAEAHWESVSYMRHVDTYKRKYAEQEFYALKRRCFGQEGNSLKCTCFVAVKKEEKNVRRTVLNSVVGTLDLSIRQFVQGEAYPGEVKRVSPVLVSHDPFDAHKYAYIANVCVAKFARRQGIATNMLYLATEAATLAGTKQLFVHVNADNMPAQELYRKTGFKIVEAASSPLSKDQRLLMSMEL, via the exons ATGGAGCTGAGAAGCAAATTCATGCCGGAATTCAAAGTCCGGCAACAACCACCGCAATTCACTTGGCTTCTCTCGAGGCGTAAGAGATACGAAAAGCACGAAGAACCTCTGATCGTCCTTGCCGTTTTCAATAATAAtag GGATACATTTCCTGCTTCACACTTTAGATTAAAGCATCTCGAAGTCCATTGTAATGATGATCAGCGGATCCGACACTCTTCCTTTCATAAGATTGAGAGCTCAAAGATGCCTGAGCTATCTTTTAACCGGCTTCAACTTACTGATGAGGAATACTGTGGATCACACATCCGAAAGTTTGGTCGGTTCATTGCTCGTGAGACGATTCTGGATGAAGAATATTGG ACAGCAGCATGGCTACGAGCAGAAGCGCATTGGGAGTCAGTCTCTTATATGCG GCATGTAGATACTTATAAGAGAAAATATGCTGAACAG GAGTTCTATGCTCTCAAGCGGAGATGTTTTGGGCAGGAAGGAAATTCATTGAAGTGCACTTGTTTTGTTGCT gtcaagaaggaagagaagaatGTTAGAAGAACTGTTCTGAACAGTGTTGTGGGCACTTTGGACCTGAGTATTCGCCAGTTTGTGCAAGGAGAAGCATATCCTGGG GAGGTAAAAAGAGTGTCACCAGTCTTGGTGAGCCATGACCCCTTTGATGCACACAAGTATGCATACATTGCAAATGTTTGTGTTGCAAAGTTTGCCCGACGTCAGGGTATTGCTACAAACATGCTGTATTTGGCTACTGAAGCTGCCACCTTAGCAG GTACGAAGCAATTGTTTGTTCATGTGAATGCTGACAACATGCCAGCTCAAGAGCTTTACAGAAAAACTGGCTTTAAG ATTGTTGAGGCTGCTTCGTCTCCTCTCTCGAAAGATCAGAGGCTGCTGATGTCCATGGAACTCTGA